A segment of the Solanum lycopersicum chromosome 9, SLM_r2.1 genome:
aaaaaaaattaagattaggTTGGAGGAAAgtggggagggggggggggcgCCCCGAGGAGgggttaaattattttttttggaaaaacagaTTTTTTAAAACGGGTTGGAACCATTTTACCTAAACCATATTTGCCCATATTCTATTTGGGTGGATTCAATCTACTGGATTGTAATCCAAACCACTTTTGGTCAACCCATATTCAATCTATCCAAATCTGATCCAATCCAACCTTTTGCCACCCCTAACCTAGGCTATTCCACTTGGTATCTGCTATCTCCCACTAATACAAGTACTAGCTAACTCATCTGATCAAACCTTTGCCCAATTAAGCTTTTACCTAAAGAAGAATATGAGAGAATGGTTCCAAAAAACAAAACCTATAACCTCTATTGTTCTATTCTTACTCTATCTATAGGCACAACATCCCTCTTACAACACAACTCAAAATAAGTTCATGAGACCAAGtaatacaacaaaaacaactgcTTTAGCAAAAGATTATCGTTTTCTGAAAATAGatcataaaaggaaaatgacTCACAAGATCACAAGTATTATGGAAACAAAATTTAACAACACTTCAGAAAATACATAGAATGCAACTCTTACAGGTTATTAGTCACATGGGTGTCTTCATCTGAGTATTTGAACCTCCGTTGCTATTGCAGGCATAGTAACTTCTAAAAAAGGAGATAAACTAGGCTTTTAACGTAGATTTCTGCCTCAACATATGGAGCAAAGTTAGTAACCTCTAGATATTTGATCGAGTCATTCTATGGATTATATTTCCCCAAACGTGATTCAATTTTAAGCAAAATGTCCCCATTTGACAAAAAAGGGGCAAACCCTACAAACATGGTATAAATTCATTATGAGACTTGATAGTAAACAACTTTGTCCTAGATTCTTCAACTCCATACTCCGCATAACCCAGATGTCTGCACCCTGCATGTAATTACAGAACACAGAAAGATCACTTTTAAGCACTCCTAGTAAGAAATGACCATAATCATTAAAGTTAAAATTGCAGCGCTTTTCTATCTCTACACATTTCTCATCACACAaatcaatagaagaaatgttCATGCCCATTTCAATCCAATGAAGTTTCCCTTACACAAGCTTACCccgaaaatggaaaaaaaatctatCTTTAAACTCCGTTAATACGCCTCCCATAAACTCCTTAGACAATATATCTGGACCTCAACACGACATAGACGCATATTTCTGTAAACAGGGCAAACTCCCACTACGTTGTAATCATCTTGAAGCACATCAACGCAAAACCAAATCTGCTATCCCCAGGTTCCTCCACTTGATATCCACCACATCGATTAAGTCTATAACTAGGCAACTTGCTATACTTTCTAATTGACGGATTCCATATAAACAAGTCATGCAATTTGTTACATAGGCAACACAAATCAATCTGTTTACCGAACCCACCAGCCAAGGATAGTCTTTGGAAATTTTACCTGGATAATCCAAGTCAATTACCTCCTTTACAGAATGGCGATGTAAATCACTACACATAACTAGCCAACATAAATAGCAACCTTAAACATAACTCCTTGTTACTAGCACAAAATAAGAGATGCGTCTTCACAAATTTAGGGATAGAGATTAAGGAAAGCCAAGATTTCGACACAGACCTGAATTGTAAAAGGGATTTCACCGGAAGCCTTAACAAAACTAAATCTTTGCTTGAAATGGACTGAATTTCCATGGGTTTGCTCCGCTTTGGGAGGCTTCGTCCTCTTTGGATTCCATTTGGGTTTTGCAGAAATGGGAAATCTTTGAGGTTTCGATAGGGAGATTACTATATAAAAAGCCCTAAAgtttgtcttttttattttccctcTTACAACAGAGCTGGTTttagtttttatgttttaatactatataaataatattttcactggtaatttatattttaaaatcattatatattgaGTGTTGGTTATATTTTGTTATCTTAAACAACTTATGTCTTataaggtataaatttattttcaaaatatgatgCAGGAATCAAAGCACCATAGTACGTGTTCTAGTTAAAGGAAGGAGATATATGTGCTCCAATTATTTTTGGAGTTCTGTTATGTGTTTCAAAAGTTTTACTAGTAATTATTGTGAAACATTGTCTTTTTTAGATGTTAATGGTCGtatcacaattcatattttatctGTGGTGAACGTTCTTACTCCTTATGAATTTTACAATGAATacttaactttgttttattttaaaaattcaaaatataaaagaataaaaattaatttatttgaaggaCAACTTATGCAATTAAATAGGATGTTTGGAAATTTCATAATCTTTACTTGGATTTTGGATTTTCAatccaaaatatataaattaggtTTAAGTTTGGCTTTTGTTCTTTTCtaaatcacaaaattatttcattaaaaaagttACAATAGAGTTTGAACTCTCACCTTATGATTATTATTCTAGCTATGTTTgaatatacaatataaaattaaaatttgaataactaATTTGAGATTATGttatctcaaattttaaattctccCCAAAAcatcatttcaatttttaaaatatagaacTTATCCCATAAATTTATATAGCTAATATtattatgcatatttaaatatttgttatttgtaATTTCTTTATTGTAAAGTTTATCAGCACATTTATTGAGTGGCAAGGAACAAAGTAGTCATCTTTGTCCAAGTTTGCAATGGTCCTTCCACAGTCTCTGTTGCTATAGCTGCCTACTGCCACCACTCACACACTGCCACCAAAATACCCAAATGACAACTCTCTCCTACACCTTCCCTAGCACCaccagcagcagcagcagcactAGGAGGTTCTTGATTACTAGCAATGGGTCTTCTTGCCGGCGGCGCCCCAATATTTCCACTGAAGACCAACCCTGTTCCTCTTCAGGTCATCCCCAATAACCCCTTTCTCTGTGTGTGTGCGCAGTGTGAAGATTTATAATGCTTAATTGATATTATGGGTTGTTACAATATCTTGATATTAGGGTGATCACTAAAAAAGTGAAAAGATCAAGACTTTGTAATAATATTGCATCTGtgtgaggtggggtgttaatttttatttttttttaaaaaaaaggggtTCATATTGGTGGTTAAGGCTTGAGCACCTCCTACCTTTGAGGTAGTTTAGATAGGCCTAAAACTTAATTTTACATGGTATGAGTACCAGGTTCATTCCCGGTGTGAGCTTTTGGTTCTCGCTCTCAAGGGGCCTAAGCGTGAAGGAGGGTGTATGGTTTTGCGATTGAGTTAGGTCCGGATGACAATATCTTTACGGACTTGATAACTTAATGGTTGATTCAAGCTTGTTAAATGTAAATATTAAGTTATGTAGGGAGTGGAAGTATGCATTTTACTTAATAATGTTTTGAAGTTGTGTACAAATTCAGCTTCAACTCACATTTGTTCCCAATTTTCAGCTTTATGGTTCAATATcatggtgtgtgtgtgtgtgtgtgtgaagaTGTATAACGTTTAGTTGCTATTATGTGTTGTTATAATATCTTGATATTAGGGGGATGGTTAAAGAACTGAAAAGATCAAGACTTAACTTAATGGACTATTCAATCTTGTTAAATGTGAATATTTAGTTGAGTAGGGAGTGATATGTACACTTTACTTAATTCTGTTTTTAAGCTATGGTTTGGGTGTGTAGAGATTCAGCTTCTACTCGCATTTGTtcccaattttcagatttatagTTCAATATCACGGTGTGCGTGTGTGTGAAGACGTATGCTTAGTTGCTATTATGTGTTGTTACAAAATTAGGGTGATGGTTAAAGAACTAAAAAGATCAAGACTTGATATCATAATGGGTGATTCCAGCTTGTTATATGTAAATATTAGTGGGGTAGGTAGTGAAAGTGTAcatttacttaattatgtttTGAAGTTTTGTTTTTTGGGTGAGTAGAGATTCAGCTCCAACTCACATTTGTTCCCGATTGTTATTGTTTTACATGGTATGAAATCCAGACTTTCCCTAATATTGGTCTATAAAGCTGAAAATGTTTGTGCTTACTGTTATGCACTGTCACATTAAGCAGTGCATTGGCAATGTTTCTAGCCATTGTTGACAATGGTAAAAACTGACTTCTGGTTCTCGAGTTTCACAGGTTGCTTACAGTAGGCACCCTTTCAGTTCTCCCTGTAACATAATCTTATCAGTTCTCTTTGGAAAATGACTTATTTATAACTTTTTCTACCTTTTACATGTGGAAATGCACACTTGCAGCACCAAAATGATACTGTTATCCTGTTCgcattaattaaattttgagagTGATGTCTTAACGTTCAATGTTTTTCATTATGATGCCTTTGTTCTTTCGGTCATGTACCATGAAATCTGAATTAAAATGGCAAAATGCAGCCTGTTATCAAGGGGCAGTGCAGTCTTATGGTCTGCAGAAGCAACGAGTACAATTAAATGGCATATCAAAGGCTGTGAGAACGAGAAGACTTGATTCAGTTGGAAGACAAAAGAAAGGAGCAATTAGATGTAACATTGAACTTCAGGACTTCATAGGTGGAGATCTCATTAAACCTGATTTGGGTCAATGGTTATCAGATGTGGAAGAACACAAAGCCATAGCAATTTACTCTCCTCATGAAGGGGGCTATGAAGGACGCTACCTTACACGTCTTAAGTACCAGGGATATCATTTCTTGGACCTTTCGGCTCGTGGCCTCGGTGACCCTGAAACCACTCTTACCAAATTCCACCCTGTCTGCCCTGTAAGTTTAGCAGTTCGCATACGATATGCTTATTCTCAAACACTAACTTGCAGTGTCTAATTGACTCTCATCTGCAAATTTTGATGTTGCAGGCTCATGTTGGTAAGCAACCAATAGCTAGATGGTATTTTCCTCCAGAAGTTGATTATAGGCTTTCTTTACTTCCTCCGGATGCTAAAGGATTAGTGGTTTGGATAATAGAAGCCAAGGTTAAATCCACCCCTTCAAGTGTACATCATCTAATTAGTCCATCAGCAGTATTTTGACTAGATCTTTGTTAACTGTTTGACCTAAAATGTTCAGGTCTTATCAAAGGCAGAGCTGCAGTTTCTTGCTTTACTCCCGACACTTCGTCCTAATGTGAGGGTCATTGCAGAGTGTGGTAACTGGTAAGATTTtcctttcatcttcctttttcttGTTTATCAATCAACTCTCTTGTAAATAAGGAAACTTTGAGATCTTGTCGTTGTGGTTAAAACAACATTGTATGCAAAAGCTACCTGGATTTACTTCAGTTTAGCCTTCTGTGGTCAATGCTACATACTTTATCATCATTCTTAGCTTGTAGATGCAAGAGTCAGGACAAGTACTTTAATAAAGATAGCATCttttggttttcttttttttcatctttttagaATTGCCGAAGGTCAATAGTAAACAACCTCTCTACTTTTGAGGTTGGGCTAAGGTATACATACACTCAACCCTCCCCATACCCCAATTTGTGGGACTACACTGAATATGTTCTTGTTGTTCATCTTTTTGAGAATTGAATTCCCTTCTATTCAAGAGGTGCATGCTCAtgttaatttttgaatatatgttCATTACATAACTATTCTATTTACATCCCCTTGAGCTGCGGCCCTTTCCTGCACCTTGCGTGGACACAAGATCCTTCGTCCACCGGGCTGCCATATCCTTTACTTTTACATGACTATTCTATTCATGGCATGTACAGGAGAAAGTTCATGTGGAAGCCACTAAAGGAAATTGCAGATTTATCTCAGTCATAGGGAAAGAATATAAGTTCATATTATTGGAACTTGACACTGTAAAATAGGCATTTACTTAAGAGCTACTTGTTCTTGTGAATTATTTGTATGCTTCAATGTTTTACAATGTATATGAATTTAGCAAAATTATGCCATCTACTTTAATTATACACATCGACTTCAGTGTTTGACATTTTACAACTTATTGACTATTGAAAAACCTATGTGCATTCCGATCGATTATTTAACACTAAATAGTC
Coding sequences within it:
- the LOC101265478 gene encoding NAD(P)H-quinone oxidoreductase subunit N, chloroplastic, with amino-acid sequence MTTLSYTFPSTTSSSSSTRRFLITSNGSSCRRRPNISTEDQPCSSSACYQGAVQSYGLQKQRVQLNGISKAVRTRRLDSVGRQKKGAIRCNIELQDFIGGDLIKPDLGQWLSDVEEHKAIAIYSPHEGGYEGRYLTRLKYQGYHFLDLSARGLGDPETTLTKFHPVCPAHVGKQPIARWYFPPEVDYRLSLLPPDAKGLVVWIIEAKVLSKAELQFLALLPTLRPNVRVIAECGNWRKFMWKPLKEIADLSQS